One Leptospira bouyouniensis DNA window includes the following coding sequences:
- a CDS encoding bactofilin family protein, giving the protein MALVKNQTEVTNSTIGENSYFNGKFFINGSLKIDGKFEGKSLQAEHLYIGVTGKVKTNITAASVIVEGIIVGNVTARNRVMLLPTSKILGDIKTPELIIQNGVILEGRCMISNDLKHSAKDLIELEYSKDSLSVEKIFGKQPNAKE; this is encoded by the coding sequence ATGGCATTAGTCAAAAATCAGACCGAAGTTACCAATTCAACGATTGGCGAGAATTCTTACTTCAATGGTAAATTCTTCATCAATGGATCTCTTAAAATTGACGGTAAATTCGAGGGAAAATCCCTCCAAGCCGAACACCTTTATATCGGTGTAACAGGAAAGGTCAAAACCAACATCACAGCCGCGAGTGTCATCGTAGAAGGGATTATTGTTGGAAACGTGACTGCGAGAAATAGGGTAATGCTCCTTCCCACTTCCAAAATCCTCGGAGATATCAAAACTCCAGAGCTCATTATCCAAAATGGTGTGATTTTAGAAGGTCGTTGTATGATTTCGAATGACCTCAAACATAGCGCCAAGGATCTGATTGAATTGGAATACTCTAAGGATTCACTCAGTGTCGAAAAGATTTTTGGGAAACAACCAAACGCCAAAGAATAA
- a CDS encoding lytic transglycosylase domain-containing protein — MRHFWLASRILLFFTTSLLAETDLHYFIKSHQWGQIENHFKNTTPSRESEVYTLIEFHEKSPNGDKEKRFRYLLSLIRGVFVTEANEEEVRKILTQTMPFQTTLFKLSYWKLYNEITSKNYLTPLERIQFLNRLNMEEDPICRRVLDEQIRLLAANNQWKEIIEKIQSIQDSHRRYLLTGDSLYRYGKAKLILGDEKGAIEEWLSCLQKDGLMDQTVQMIASDWSKYKGSGSILQLNPSEITLFLPAINTNDKDALFRSRPELFSSRLNYYEGFKHLTSVLTKVGKINELFRVLRANKTFVDMDSSWIVSLADTLYQQNKFQQAIELLKTFPGKDAGYYRVLAASYDRLGDRELYFENLILYLGKYPFNLFYQDRLIEYLVERKGEKSNYAPLIKFERALAEIPNLPVKGRLVYWYLRSLKESGDTDRLKKELKRYYALCPGSYYTRVIREEFLSTIKESNKPENPTFNKEYLYEYLSYTAGIPEESGALIGRNLGFVYPKDSYELGNKLGGMSSRIQGHKLLNLAKEYFRVGEDSLGLHLVNFHVKRENLSEDQKDEILVGIGDLTHNTYYSAFHTRSLLKRYLIPDDPILLPTSLSIRMYPRPHQTIVSRYANENGISEDSIYALMRQESFFKETATSRSNARGLMQIMPATGRELAQRMGISSYSLYEPETSIRLGTKFLAYLLKSNGNELKWASIAYNGGPGNLRKWKKSVYSGDFNHFLEDLPYKESRDYCRIVVSNFYAYDIMKKYHKL; from the coding sequence ATGAGGCATTTTTGGTTAGCAAGTAGAATTCTTCTCTTTTTCACAACATCTCTACTGGCTGAAACAGACCTTCATTATTTTATCAAATCTCACCAATGGGGGCAAATTGAAAATCATTTCAAAAATACAACACCTTCTCGAGAAAGTGAAGTTTATACCCTCATTGAATTCCATGAAAAATCACCTAACGGAGACAAGGAGAAACGATTTCGGTATTTATTGTCTCTGATTAGAGGAGTCTTTGTAACCGAAGCTAACGAAGAAGAAGTCAGGAAAATTCTTACACAAACCATGCCCTTCCAAACCACTCTATTTAAATTGAGTTATTGGAAATTGTACAACGAAATCACATCAAAAAATTACCTCACACCATTAGAAAGAATCCAATTCTTAAATCGACTGAACATGGAAGAAGACCCAATTTGCAGGCGAGTGTTAGATGAACAAATTAGATTACTTGCGGCAAATAACCAATGGAAAGAAATCATTGAAAAAATACAATCCATCCAAGATTCTCATCGAAGGTATCTCTTAACAGGCGACAGTTTATATCGGTATGGAAAAGCAAAACTCATTCTTGGTGATGAAAAAGGTGCCATTGAAGAATGGCTAAGTTGTTTACAAAAAGATGGTTTGATGGACCAAACAGTTCAGATGATCGCATCTGATTGGAGTAAATACAAAGGGAGTGGGAGTATCTTACAACTAAATCCATCTGAAATTACCTTATTCCTACCAGCCATCAATACCAATGACAAAGATGCCCTCTTTCGTTCTAGACCTGAGTTATTTTCCAGCCGATTGAATTATTATGAAGGTTTTAAACACCTAACTTCTGTCCTAACGAAGGTTGGAAAAATAAACGAACTCTTTCGGGTTTTACGAGCCAATAAAACCTTTGTGGATATGGATTCTTCTTGGATCGTTTCACTTGCAGATACTTTGTACCAACAAAATAAATTCCAACAGGCAATTGAACTCTTAAAAACCTTTCCAGGAAAAGATGCAGGTTATTACCGTGTGCTTGCTGCCTCCTATGATAGGTTAGGTGACAGGGAATTATACTTTGAAAATTTAATTTTATACCTTGGCAAATACCCTTTCAATTTATTCTACCAGGACCGACTGATCGAATATTTAGTCGAACGAAAGGGAGAAAAATCAAATTACGCACCACTAATCAAGTTCGAAAGAGCACTCGCTGAAATCCCAAACCTACCCGTCAAAGGAAGGCTTGTGTATTGGTATTTACGTTCGTTAAAAGAAAGTGGAGATACGGATCGGCTCAAAAAAGAACTCAAACGATATTATGCACTTTGCCCTGGATCATATTACACGCGAGTGATTCGGGAAGAATTTTTATCTACCATCAAAGAATCAAATAAACCAGAAAATCCAACATTTAATAAAGAATACTTATACGAATATTTGTCGTATACTGCTGGGATCCCAGAAGAATCTGGAGCTCTCATTGGTCGTAACTTAGGATTTGTATATCCCAAAGATTCTTATGAACTTGGAAACAAATTAGGTGGAATGAGCTCGCGGATCCAAGGTCATAAACTATTAAACCTTGCCAAAGAATATTTCAGAGTGGGAGAAGATAGTTTAGGGCTTCATCTTGTGAACTTTCATGTGAAACGTGAAAACTTGTCAGAAGACCAAAAGGATGAAATTCTCGTTGGGATTGGAGACTTAACACATAACACTTATTATTCGGCGTTTCATACAAGATCCCTACTCAAACGATATTTGATCCCAGATGATCCTATTTTACTGCCTACTTCACTCTCCATTCGTATGTACCCAAGACCTCACCAAACGATTGTCTCTCGTTACGCAAACGAAAATGGAATCTCCGAGGACAGTATCTATGCTCTTATGCGGCAAGAATCCTTTTTCAAAGAAACTGCCACTTCTAGGTCCAATGCTCGAGGCCTTATGCAAATTATGCCAGCAACGGGAAGGGAACTTGCCCAAAGGATGGGCATCTCTTCCTATTCGTTATATGAACCAGAGACATCCATACGTTTAGGGACTAAATTTTTAGCTTACTTACTCAAATCGAACGGAAATGAATTGAAATGGGCATCGATTGCCTATAACGGTGGACCTGGGAATTTACGAAAATGGAAAAAATCTGTCTACTCGGGCGATTTTAACCATTTTTTAGAAGACCTACCTTATAAAGAATCACGGGACTATTGTCGCATCGTTGTTTCGAATTTCTACGCATACGATATCATGAAAAAATACCACAAGTTGTAA
- a CDS encoding LBF_1011 family protein yields the protein MSLQTEYKLRWPEYRIEFHPTEETPKKVSLPELWPELRAFFSGNQSRFANYLFYLSTDFSGGFSLCSVLSENDANYRFHDPVLQTPTPFPKESLERIWKLCQNREFDEMEREDWELIGFGLLYVGNISEFRKWVLATKEHFGQTDDNRRLLALLGWEYSEIPFENSVLHMLVEYSKGNFEKIDFKNLVDVCLNDSHWQLVGVLFHAIELGLMQEKESFRIWKFLIGFYEEWESWEKEKFQYISFGKIPPFYALRYAKKYLPIQTFYKYQSDLETELRGDWMSGSEFGYEQTHSVNPCIDTVVRFRNEGESFERELEAEYKLKPYSYLIPLQLACIQFVKKEYDLFLKLYQKSGRLKHLPLALNLYWRVLQSKGDTKTSSAIKRSLESGNESVTLPEGWE from the coding sequence ATGAGCTTACAAACAGAATACAAACTACGCTGGCCAGAATATAGAATCGAATTCCACCCGACGGAAGAAACCCCTAAAAAAGTCTCCCTTCCTGAGTTGTGGCCAGAGTTACGTGCCTTTTTTTCAGGCAACCAGTCTCGTTTTGCAAACTACCTTTTCTATTTATCGACCGATTTCTCCGGGGGGTTCAGCCTTTGTTCGGTTCTTTCTGAAAATGATGCAAACTACCGTTTCCATGACCCTGTTTTACAAACACCCACTCCATTTCCTAAAGAAAGTTTGGAGAGAATCTGGAAACTATGCCAAAATCGAGAATTCGATGAAATGGAAAGGGAAGATTGGGAACTCATAGGTTTTGGATTATTATATGTCGGAAACATTTCGGAATTTCGAAAATGGGTCCTCGCCACAAAAGAACATTTTGGTCAAACTGATGACAACCGTCGTTTATTGGCTCTACTTGGTTGGGAATATTCTGAAATTCCTTTTGAGAATTCTGTCTTACACATGTTAGTTGAATATTCAAAAGGTAATTTTGAAAAAATTGATTTTAAAAACTTGGTGGATGTATGTTTAAATGATTCCCATTGGCAACTTGTGGGAGTTTTATTTCATGCAATCGAACTTGGTTTGATGCAAGAAAAAGAGTCTTTTCGCATCTGGAAATTCTTAATTGGGTTTTATGAAGAATGGGAATCTTGGGAAAAAGAAAAATTCCAATATATATCGTTTGGAAAAATTCCACCTTTTTATGCGCTTCGTTATGCCAAAAAGTATCTCCCTATCCAAACCTTTTACAAATACCAATCTGACTTAGAAACAGAACTCCGAGGGGATTGGATGAGTGGAAGTGAATTTGGATATGAACAAACACATTCAGTCAATCCATGTATCGATACAGTGGTACGATTCCGTAATGAAGGTGAATCCTTTGAAAGGGAATTGGAAGCAGAATACAAATTAAAACCGTATTCATATCTCATCCCACTACAACTTGCCTGTATTCAGTTTGTGAAAAAAGAATATGATTTGTTTTTAAAACTATACCAAAAATCTGGAAGATTAAAACATTTACCTCTTGCTTTAAATTTATATTGGCGAGTATTACAAAGTAAAGGTGATACAAAAACTAGTTCTGCCATTAAACGTTCGTTAGAGAGCGGGAATGAGTCTGTTACTTTGCCTGAAGGTTGGGAATAA
- a CDS encoding class I SAM-dependent methyltransferase, translating to MTKSYELLDSGDLSKLEIVGGYKLQRSSPTSAYGKETPGIWNDLHAMYIKNDSGSGHWNFQKKVPESFTIEFSNLTFKIKLTPFGHIGLFPEQETNWNRIREIGKKKAGLEVLNLFAYSGGSTLACLDAGMSVCHVDASKGMVDWARENAKLSGLDTKPVRWIVDDVMKFIRREIKRGKKYQGLILDPPSFGRGSKGEVWKIEENLSELMDALMELSDNKPEFVILSCHSQGFSPLTLERILSSRIKTKGIYETTELFIPETSGKKYPAGFCTFFKRS from the coding sequence ATGACAAAAAGTTACGAATTATTGGATTCTGGAGACCTATCGAAATTGGAAATTGTAGGTGGTTACAAACTACAACGTTCTTCCCCAACTTCCGCTTATGGCAAAGAAACTCCTGGGATCTGGAATGACTTACATGCTATGTACATCAAAAATGATTCAGGCTCTGGCCATTGGAATTTCCAAAAAAAAGTTCCAGAAAGTTTTACCATCGAATTTTCAAACCTTACTTTTAAAATCAAACTCACACCCTTTGGCCACATTGGTCTTTTTCCTGAACAAGAAACAAACTGGAACCGAATCCGAGAGATCGGAAAGAAAAAAGCAGGTTTAGAAGTTCTGAATTTATTCGCATACTCAGGTGGGTCTACACTTGCATGCCTCGATGCTGGGATGAGTGTTTGCCATGTGGATGCGTCCAAAGGAATGGTAGACTGGGCAAGAGAAAATGCCAAACTTTCCGGACTCGATACAAAACCTGTTCGATGGATTGTGGATGATGTGATGAAATTCATCCGCCGAGAAATCAAACGTGGGAAAAAATACCAAGGACTCATCCTTGACCCACCGAGTTTCGGGCGTGGATCAAAAGGTGAAGTTTGGAAAATTGAAGAAAACTTATCTGAACTGATGGATGCCTTGATGGAGTTATCTGATAACAAACCTGAGTTTGTCATCCTCAGTTGTCACAGCCAAGGGTTTAGTCCTCTCACCTTAGAAAGGATCCTTTCCTCTCGCATCAAAACGAAAGGGATTTATGAAACGACAGAACTCTTCATTCCCGAAACATCTGGAAAAAAATACCCTGCTGGTTTCTGCACTTTTTTTAAAAGATCATAA
- a CDS encoding citrate synthase — translation MSEKAILKVDGKEFELPIVAGSEDEKAIDITKLRQLSGYVTIDSGYLNTGACTSEITFLDGEKGILRYRGIPIEDLAAKSTFTEVAYLLIYGKLPNEAKLKEWNSSITKHTMIHEDLKRLFNGFPKDGHPMAIMSCMMGCLSTYYQDSYDPMNEEHREISIIRLLAKFPTIAAYAYKKSIGQPIIHPLNELDYASNFMNMMFAVPAEDYHIDPEIVSALNLLLILHADHEQNCSTSTVRLVGSSLANLYGAISAGILALWGPRHGGANQEVLEMLEGIKKSGLSVKKIVEQAKDKNSSFRLNGFGHRVYKNFDPRAKIIKVACDKVLNKLGIKDPLLDIAKELEEAALNDPYFVERKLYPNVDFYSGIIYRALGIPTNMFTVMFAMGRLPGWIAQWKEMIEDPNLKIGRPRQIYTGPKEISYEAAKKQA, via the coding sequence ATGTCCGAAAAGGCTATTCTGAAAGTGGATGGAAAAGAGTTCGAACTTCCAATTGTTGCAGGAAGTGAAGACGAAAAGGCAATTGATATTACAAAACTCCGCCAATTGTCAGGTTATGTTACGATTGATTCCGGTTATTTAAATACAGGTGCATGTACAAGTGAAATCACCTTTCTCGATGGTGAAAAAGGAATTTTACGTTACCGCGGAATTCCCATCGAAGATCTTGCAGCAAAGTCAACGTTTACCGAAGTTGCTTACTTACTCATCTATGGAAAACTTCCAAACGAGGCTAAGCTCAAAGAATGGAATAGTTCAATTACCAAACATACAATGATCCATGAAGACCTCAAACGTCTGTTCAATGGATTCCCAAAAGATGGACACCCTATGGCGATCATGTCTTGTATGATGGGATGTTTATCTACATACTACCAAGATAGTTATGATCCAATGAATGAGGAACATAGAGAAATTTCCATCATTCGCCTACTTGCAAAATTTCCAACAATTGCGGCATATGCTTACAAAAAGTCCATTGGACAACCCATCATTCATCCATTAAATGAGTTAGATTATGCATCTAACTTTATGAATATGATGTTCGCAGTTCCAGCCGAAGACTATCATATCGATCCAGAAATTGTTTCAGCACTCAATTTGCTCCTTATCCTTCACGCTGATCATGAACAAAATTGTTCTACGTCAACTGTACGTTTGGTGGGATCTTCTCTTGCCAATTTATACGGTGCAATTTCTGCAGGAATTCTAGCTCTTTGGGGGCCACGCCATGGTGGTGCCAACCAAGAAGTTTTGGAAATGTTAGAAGGGATTAAAAAAAGTGGTCTCTCTGTTAAAAAAATTGTAGAACAAGCCAAAGACAAAAACTCAAGTTTCCGTCTCAATGGATTCGGACACCGTGTTTACAAAAACTTTGACCCACGTGCCAAAATCATCAAAGTTGCATGTGACAAAGTTTTAAACAAACTTGGAATCAAAGACCCTCTCCTTGATATTGCAAAAGAATTGGAAGAAGCGGCTCTCAATGATCCATACTTTGTTGAAAGAAAACTATATCCAAACGTAGACTTCTATTCTGGAATCATCTACCGAGCTCTTGGTATCCCTACAAACATGTTCACCGTAATGTTTGCTATGGGAAGATTACCAGGTTGGATTGCACAATGGAAAGAAATGATTGAAGACCCGAACCTTAAAATTGGTCGCCCGCGACAAATTTACACTGGTCCAAAAGAAATTTCTTACGAAGCAGCAAAAAAACAAGCGTAA
- a CDS encoding PdxA family dehydrogenase yields MKTILISEGDPTSINYELLESAFPLLQSLGKHHRIYLIRGSHNQTVPSLQNLNKPIDGPGFYSLTWKGQGKSKTFALGKPSSASGKMAYDSLLAALDYQKEMGADLITLPLSKEWVVRAGVKGFRGHTETLAEAYKRPTFMMMAGEKLNVIPLTTHVPLKDVVKELKRFDWKGLTRAIQSSPYLNHPSVGYLGLNPHAGEGGKIGTEETTILKKGVSLLQKAKLKVEGPLSADSAFLPGAKPYDLYLAGYHDQGLIPFKLLEGKKGVNITLGLDFTRVSPDHGTAFGIAGKGCADPTGLISCLERLVETKTKPI; encoded by the coding sequence TTGAAAACCATCCTCATTTCGGAAGGGGATCCCACGAGTATCAATTACGAACTTTTGGAGTCTGCCTTCCCTCTCTTACAGTCTTTAGGAAAACACCACCGAATTTATCTTATCCGAGGGTCCCACAACCAAACGGTTCCCTCATTGCAAAACCTAAACAAACCCATCGATGGCCCCGGCTTTTATTCTCTCACATGGAAGGGGCAGGGAAAATCTAAAACCTTTGCTCTTGGCAAACCTTCCAGTGCATCAGGGAAAATGGCATATGACTCACTGCTTGCCGCTCTCGATTACCAAAAAGAAATGGGAGCGGATCTCATCACACTCCCCCTTTCGAAGGAATGGGTAGTGAGAGCTGGGGTCAAAGGATTTCGAGGTCATACGGAAACCTTGGCAGAAGCTTACAAACGACCAACGTTTATGATGATGGCAGGTGAGAAATTAAATGTGATTCCTCTAACCACTCATGTTCCTTTAAAAGATGTTGTGAAAGAACTAAAACGGTTCGATTGGAAAGGACTAACTCGTGCCATTCAATCTTCTCCTTATTTAAATCATCCCTCTGTTGGTTATTTAGGCCTTAACCCTCATGCCGGAGAAGGGGGGAAAATAGGAACAGAAGAAACAACCATTCTCAAAAAAGGGGTTTCCCTATTGCAGAAAGCAAAGCTAAAAGTGGAAGGACCACTTTCGGCCGATTCTGCCTTTTTACCTGGTGCCAAACCGTACGATTTGTATTTGGCGGGATACCATGACCAAGGTCTCATCCCTTTTAAATTGCTTGAAGGAAAGAAGGGTGTGAACATAACCTTAGGTCTGGATTTCACTCGTGTGTCCCCAGATCATGGAACGGCATTTGGGATTGCAGGAAAGGGGTGTGCGGATCCTACAGGACTCATTTCCTGTTTAGAAAGACTTGTGGAGACAAAAACAAAACCAATATGA
- a CDS encoding TrmH family RNA methyltransferase has translation MKPQRNYITSFSNPKVKWVAGLKEKRNRDEEKKFFIEGYREIKKALTGNQSSPIPCLPISITSLFISPECFLGENEESLIESIRCPVFELPRKIFEKISYRDRPDGLIAVADTPSAEVPWKKIQSIDTNPILIIEGVEKPGNLGTILRTAEGAGVGLVIVTDPRIDLFNPNVVRASTGTIFTLPVYIGDLTEVLIELQKQGYKGYAVTPEGKTLYTSVNLKEKSVFLFGSEQYGLSPLAKELADTTLYLPMLGEADSLNLAMSCGIVLYESIRQRSK, from the coding sequence ATGAAACCACAAAGGAATTACATCACAAGTTTCTCCAATCCTAAAGTGAAATGGGTGGCAGGTCTCAAAGAAAAACGAAACAGAGATGAAGAAAAAAAATTTTTCATCGAAGGATACCGTGAAATCAAAAAAGCACTCACGGGGAACCAAAGCTCGCCAATTCCTTGTTTGCCGATTAGTATCACCAGTTTGTTTATATCTCCTGAATGTTTTTTAGGTGAGAATGAAGAATCCTTGATCGAATCCATTCGGTGTCCTGTTTTTGAACTTCCTCGTAAGATATTTGAAAAAATTTCATACCGAGATCGACCAGATGGCCTCATCGCAGTAGCAGATACACCGAGTGCGGAGGTTCCCTGGAAAAAAATCCAATCGATTGATACAAATCCTATTCTCATCATTGAAGGCGTAGAAAAACCAGGTAATCTTGGAACCATCCTTCGAACTGCAGAGGGAGCTGGGGTGGGGCTTGTGATTGTCACTGATCCAAGGATCGATTTATTCAATCCAAACGTTGTTAGAGCAAGTACTGGGACGATATTTACACTTCCCGTTTACATAGGAGACCTCACTGAAGTTTTAATAGAACTTCAGAAACAAGGATACAAAGGATATGCAGTCACACCGGAAGGTAAAACATTATATACATCAGTGAATTTAAAGGAGAAATCTGTATTTTTGTTTGGAAGTGAACAGTATGGACTAAGCCCACTTGCTAAGGAACTTGCAGATACAACATTATACTTACCGATGCTAGG
- a CDS encoding SpoIIE family protein phosphatase, with translation MKPNLYKFTLFFILISFLALPISAEPNEDMGERLVATKKFTYWIDRKSNTTVDSVISVGKFQPIDDEFVNFGFLKGTLWLRLDPTDFPNPTKFPLLLVQAHNIDLVDLYHKDGNDSFIVSKSGHIQPMFQREFPHRNFVFRMGHQKETILIAIKSDISLQFSIVFTNQRNLQREDYVTQWVYGLFFGSLGIIILYNLAIAFFVRDKSYFYYIGYVLFFGLGQLSLLGFFGYFFVPNSYYWKRVGIPVFFSLCLFFFVLFTANFLKIKVRLPRTTRFYHLLGAFSLFNVCIALFGGIAESSIGVSWLSVIICLTLFGILIWGLKKRIRSFYYISIAFFLLLFTCMIYGLLKFGILPSNPFFEEMLFPIASLADITLFAFALADRIQLLRQEKDLALAQVTSLRRERKISRDILMQSLPKTNPDVKNLQIQIYIQPMKDVGGDFYEYHSPNPYELGIVLCDVSGHGIPASLISAMGKVAFTTQKDSISSPKQVLEGMNRVLYGNCSPQYVTASYLYLNSSTNVWRFGRAGHPSAFLQRASGEIIKVHPKGKIIGVFPEIQIDETTYPVLPKDRILLLSDGVLECFDPKGNMFGDTGLIEFLKTNRELPNHLFKGKLIQTLESFSNREIKDWEDDLTFIFLELV, from the coding sequence TTGAAACCAAACCTTTACAAATTCACCCTCTTCTTCATTCTCATAAGTTTCTTAGCATTACCTATTTCTGCAGAACCCAATGAAGATATGGGAGAACGACTTGTTGCGACTAAAAAATTTACCTATTGGATCGACCGAAAATCAAATACAACTGTAGATTCTGTTATTTCCGTTGGAAAATTCCAGCCGATCGATGATGAGTTTGTCAATTTTGGTTTTTTAAAAGGTACCTTATGGTTACGACTTGATCCAACCGATTTTCCAAACCCAACCAAATTCCCCCTGCTTTTAGTCCAAGCACATAATATAGATTTGGTGGACTTATACCACAAAGATGGCAATGATAGTTTTATTGTATCGAAATCAGGCCACATCCAACCGATGTTCCAAAGAGAATTTCCTCATAGGAATTTTGTTTTTCGAATGGGCCACCAAAAAGAAACCATACTGATCGCTATCAAGTCTGATATCTCCTTACAATTTTCGATTGTTTTCACAAACCAAAGGAATCTTCAAAGAGAAGATTATGTAACCCAATGGGTGTATGGTTTATTTTTTGGAAGTTTAGGAATTATCATTCTTTATAACCTTGCGATTGCTTTTTTTGTTCGAGATAAAAGTTATTTTTACTATATCGGATATGTTTTATTTTTTGGACTAGGTCAGTTATCCCTACTTGGTTTCTTTGGATATTTTTTTGTTCCTAATTCGTATTATTGGAAACGTGTAGGGATTCCTGTTTTTTTTAGTCTTTGTCTTTTTTTCTTCGTATTATTCACTGCTAATTTTTTAAAGATCAAAGTCAGACTTCCAAGAACAACGAGATTCTACCATCTACTTGGCGCTTTTTCTTTATTCAATGTATGTATTGCCTTGTTTGGTGGGATCGCAGAGTCGTCCATTGGAGTGAGTTGGCTTTCTGTGATTATATGTTTAACATTATTTGGAATTTTGATTTGGGGATTAAAAAAGAGAATCAGATCTTTTTATTATATCTCCATCGCTTTCTTCCTTCTGCTGTTTACCTGTATGATTTATGGACTTCTCAAATTTGGAATTTTACCTAGTAATCCCTTTTTTGAAGAGATGTTATTCCCTATTGCATCGTTAGCAGATATCACCTTATTTGCGTTTGCTTTAGCAGATCGAATCCAACTTCTCAGGCAAGAAAAAGATCTTGCCCTTGCCCAAGTCACTAGCCTAAGAAGAGAGCGAAAAATTTCTCGTGACATTCTTATGCAATCACTTCCAAAAACAAATCCAGATGTAAAAAACCTACAGATCCAAATTTATATCCAACCAATGAAAGATGTTGGTGGGGATTTTTACGAATACCATTCTCCGAATCCTTATGAGTTAGGTATTGTATTATGTGATGTCTCTGGTCATGGAATTCCAGCTTCACTGATATCAGCTATGGGAAAAGTCGCTTTCACCACCCAAAAGGATTCCATCTCTTCCCCCAAACAAGTGTTAGAAGGTATGAACCGAGTTTTGTATGGAAACTGTTCCCCTCAATATGTGACTGCATCTTATTTATATTTAAATAGTTCTACCAATGTCTGGAGGTTTGGACGAGCAGGCCACCCAAGTGCTTTTTTACAAAGGGCAAGTGGTGAAATCATAAAAGTCCATCCCAAAGGAAAAATTATCGGTGTGTTCCCTGAAATCCAAATTGATGAGACCACCTACCCTGTTTTGCCCAAAGATCGAATTTTACTTTTGAGTGATGGAGTATTGGAATGTTTTGATCCAAAAGGGAATATGTTCGGTGATACAGGTCTTATCGAATTTTTAAAGACCAACCGGGAGTTACCCAATCATTTGTTTAAGGGTAAACTCATCCAAACATTAGAGTCCTTTTCAAATCGAGAAATAAAAGACTGGGAGGACGACCTAACCTTTATTTTTCTGGAATTGGTATGA
- a CDS encoding DegT/DnrJ/EryC1/StrS family aminotransferase codes for MAVPFIDIKRFEPGFLDTWNEKVKSMSENAQFIGGNEVTDLETNLATWAETKYAIGCANGTDALQLALRAVGVGRGDKVLLPDSTFWATFEAVVNVGGDPYTVDTNPVDLQMDFQVFQEAVEKVKPKAALVVHLYGWGTSKIEELRKFCKEKNVSLIEDGAQCFGVKHNGKSLYKDALISTTSFYPAKVLGAAGDGGAVFTNDEELSVVTRRLVNHGRTSHYEHGLVGWNSRLDSLQAAFLNLSLKHLQKRIESRKTSQNIYYKELPGLGIGVIQPPKGYDENGYCNVTLVDPEVRPKIEAVLKEKGIGFGNIYPGAMSDQPGAKPYLIERFGKDGNARRISKSVLNFPLFAYMTNSEMDEVLSAIKAYNASK; via the coding sequence ATGGCAGTTCCATTTATAGATATCAAACGTTTTGAACCAGGATTTTTGGACACCTGGAATGAAAAAGTAAAGTCCATGTCTGAAAATGCTCAGTTCATTGGCGGAAATGAAGTCACAGATTTAGAAACAAACCTTGCCACTTGGGCAGAAACCAAGTATGCGATTGGTTGTGCCAATGGAACTGATGCCTTACAACTGGCGTTACGTGCTGTTGGAGTAGGTAGAGGTGATAAAGTTTTGTTGCCTGATTCAACGTTTTGGGCGACCTTTGAAGCGGTTGTGAATGTGGGTGGAGATCCTTACACTGTGGATACAAATCCTGTGGATTTACAAATGGATTTCCAAGTTTTCCAAGAAGCTGTGGAAAAAGTAAAACCAAAGGCAGCACTCGTTGTACATTTATATGGATGGGGCACATCCAAAATTGAAGAACTTAGAAAGTTCTGTAAGGAAAAAAACGTTTCCCTCATTGAAGACGGGGCTCAGTGTTTCGGAGTCAAACACAATGGTAAATCTCTATATAAAGATGCACTTATCTCCACAACTTCCTTTTACCCAGCGAAGGTGTTAGGTGCGGCTGGTGACGGTGGTGCAGTGTTTACAAACGATGAAGAGTTATCTGTTGTCACTCGCCGCCTTGTAAATCATGGAAGGACATCGCATTATGAACATGGCCTTGTTGGTTGGAATTCAAGACTTGATTCCTTACAAGCAGCTTTCCTTAATCTATCTTTGAAACACTTACAAAAGAGGATCGAATCCCGTAAAACATCACAAAACATCTATTATAAGGAATTACCTGGACTTGGAATTGGTGTGATCCAACCACCAAAAGGGTATGACGAAAATGGATACTGTAACGTAACACTTGTGGATCCTGAAGTACGACCAAAAATTGAGGCCGTTTTAAAGGAAAAAGGCATTGGTTTTGGTAATATTTACCCTGGTGCAATGTCTGACCAACCTGGTGCAAAACCATACTTAATCGAACGATTTGGAAAAGACGGAAATGCTCGTCGGATTTCTAAATCAGTTCTTAACTTTCCATTGTTTGCTTATATGACAAATTCCGAAATGGATGAAGTTTTAAGCGCAATCAAGGCGTATAACGCTAGTAAGTAA